The Conger conger chromosome 11, fConCon1.1, whole genome shotgun sequence genome includes the window TTCCCAATGGCTCGCTGTGCTGCTAACAGCCCAGCCAGAGCCACTGATGCAGTCCCTGAACACAAAGCAAACACAGGGCGGCACATTTCATCAGGCCAAACTGTGCACTCGGGTTAAGGAGATGCAATTACACTTCTAAGTATTTGTCTTTCTACCGCTGATGAattttcaacacattttttttggaaGACAATGATAGAGCAATCCTACTTCCCATTTCTCTGCCAAAATACGTGGTTTTATTTCTAGTTCTTAAAAAAATTATGCATTTCACCAATCATCTTCTGAGTTCCCTGCAAGAAATAACTACAGTTTtgcaaaaataactattttgatGTAAAAGCTAGTTATATGGTTTTGTATATTTAGATGTCTTACATTTTCCCATCTGATCGTAAACACTGATCCAAGTGTTTAACATAACTTTCACTGTGAATTGTCTCCAGATTGGTGTGACACATTACATAAtctaaatgcaaaaatattggGACAGTAACACAGTTTATGTAGCTTTGGCGTTCTAAGGGTATTAACATCCATAGCAGGTGAGTCTGtaagaattacagcccttttaatGTTACAAACATTACATAATGTCACTACAtagtgcccaacagctgtgtgggtcttatagtggctacaccggggattgaaccaccaacaggCTAGCCCATATATCTGTGCAGGTGGCCTATGCGGCAGGTAGCAGTGCAGTCTCCAGCCTGcgcgtgacctctgaccttggaTGTCGTCGTTGAAGGTGCAGTACTTCTCCCGGTACCGCCGCAGGAAGCGGAAGGCGTTGTGGTTCCCGAAGTCCTCGAACTGGATGAGCGTGCTCTGGCCGTACTTCTCCACCACGGCCTCCATGAACTCGTCGATGAGGTCGTCGTAGAGCTGCGAGCGGTCGCGCTTCTGGTACAGGCCCATGTAGAACGGGTCCTTCAGCAGCGTCTGTGGGGGAAGAGCGGGGGCCACCTCAGGGGATTCAGCATCACGTTAGATTCCATTGTTTTTCGTTTAGCAGTTTCTTTTGCCAGGGCGACTCACAGTGCAAGACGAACACATTCATCTGAGTAACTGCATACAccctgaccactttattaggtattttacaCTTATTGCcgtccacttcaaggttcgacttgtgtattcagagatgctctcctgcataccactgttgtaatgcatggtaaTACAGggccctgtagtgtagtggctaaggtgaatgactgggacacgcaaggttggtggctctaatcccagtgtagccacattaagatccgcacagccgttgggcccttgagcaaggcccttaaccctgcattgctccaggggaggattgtctcctgcttagtctaatcaactgtacgtcgctctggataagagcgtctgctaaatgccaataatgtaatgtaatgtcattttaattgatgtagccttcctgtcaactttgacccttctcctctgacgtttctcattaacaacacgtttctgcccacagaactgctgctcacacgatgttttttgtttttcacctcatcctctgtaaactctagagacaactAGACTCACtagctgtgcgtgaaaatcccaggaaatcccaggagatcaacagtttccgagatactcaaaagatgtttggtctgaacaacaactgaaccaaGCAGGTGTACCGGTGTACAGGTCCACATAATaaggtggtcactgagtgtataaaaaaacaacaataccagACCGGCAAACATTCCCACACCAAACGGATGTGCTACATCAGCATTACTGCAGCACTAATGGAAAGTTATCTCTGCTAACAAAGAGCCAAAATACTAATCCTGAATACATGTAGATAACATTCATACATAGTGAgctggaaaattaaaaaaacatagggGAATGGACTCTGACTCTGGAATGGTCTGAGGGGGTGAAGAGGATATTTCATTACTGTTCCCAGCCGCAGCTGAACTCTTTCAGACTGGCAAGGACAACCGTTaatgcagcctgcagcctagtggctaagacacatgactgggacctgaaaagttggtggttcaagcctaggtgtagccacgataagatgtgcacagatgttgggcccctgagcaaggtccttaacctatattgctccagggggtttgtcctcggcttagtctaatcaactacaaGTCTCTgtagataaaagcgtcagcgaaataacatgtaatgtaactgtacaGCATCGTGCCCATTAGTCAGCATCTCAAGTCTACAGTGGCCCACTCTCTCAAGAGAGAGATCATTAACCACGTTCATCCGCACCAGACCTAACTGATTCAGACTATGCAGCTGCAGTCTACGGCACCATGGCCATTTGAATTGACAATACACCTCACTCCACCTGAGCTTAGCACGccaattacacattttaaatgatctCCTTAACGTGCGCAAAGCCGCGGGCGCACGTAGGGCGCGATCACAGAGCGCATGGCAGAGGCTaggttggctaggtaagcagtgtttggatggttaactttggtcacttttgctctgtttgtttgtttctttgttaaaaaaaataaaaaaaatacaaaattgtcctcatctttgttgtacaggtagcagttgaaattgtacttccctctagggtctttcagcgaacttatccctggttatgggtatgcaatttgttgttcgtcgctctggataagagcgtctgccaaatgccaataatgtaatgtaatgtaatgtaatgtaatggagctgACCTCGTTGTCCGTGCCCACGTCGATGCACACGGGCAGCAGGCTCTCCGGCCGGATCCCGGCGCAGGCCGTGTACAGGCACAGCTTCCCCACGGGGATGCCCATCCCGTACACGCCCAAATCCCCCAGGCCCAGGATCCGCTCGCCGTCCGTCACCACCACCGCCTGcgtgttagcacgttagcacgttagcgttcCGCTGCTCAGCTGAGGGAACTCTGTTCACGCTTAGACGCTAATGCTAATTCATGCTAATGTGAGTGGCACTGGAGAGGGCcaaatgtatatattccatTAGGTttctcaaccaatcaaaatgtaattgtatagcacattttatATAATTAAGTTCATTTTATGATATATGCAATTTACAAAAACGATTTGTCACAGTATACCTCACGGTTTACCCAGGCCAAAAAACCCTGAGAGCAAACCAGGCAATAAACACTTCACTTTAATGTTCAGAAGGAACGTTTGTGAAAACCCTAAATTCGTCTAGCGCGGTTTCTCAAAGTCAATTATCCCCAAGGATAATGTTATGTTTACATGCTCTGAAAGGGTAATCTAATATCATATTTACAAAATGCtatattaatttaatcaaatattaatgCTATCCAATGGCAAGCTATTGAAAAACCATTAcctatgaatatttatgttcaTTTGAGCAAATAAAGTGGTAATAATTAGATACAGAAATAATATGCTCAATTATGTTAGTTTAATTATACTAACACTAAAATATATCAAAGATCCAAGACTTTGAAGCCTTTACCTTTTTAATTGAAAGCAAAACAGGAAATTGAAAAGGGCTGATACCGTCCTACAAGTATGCAGACTATACAGCCAGCTAGCACAGCAGGAGGGAATAGCAAACAAATGCTCTGTGAACACAAATGTAGCTAGGCCTTATTAATGACAACAAGCATGTGTTCTATGAACCATTTACACATATTACATATCATAAAAATGAGGACAATGTTCATGGTTTACAGCCGAGTTTAGATCTGACCCACAAACAAATCTTTGTCTCTCAACACTGCATTGTCTGCTTGGCTTTCCACTCAATGACCCATTGCCAAATTCCCAATGTCCTACAAACTCAGTGGAGAGTGAAATGGCAgctaaatgaaacattttaaaatgtgcattcagCCTGGCCATTGGGCTGTAACTGTAAGCCTGCTGGCTGGGGTGATGTGACCTCCAGAGGCTCCCCCGGACCCACCTTCACATTGCCCTCCGGCCAGTTGTCCAGTATGGAGCGGATGTGGCCTCGGTCCAGGATGGAGATGAACAGGCCCCTGCGGACGAAGCCAGGTttgggtcagacacacacaagcgtaCGACTCCGAGCGGTTTGGGTCAGACACGCGCTAGCGTACCGCGCAGAGCGGTTTGGGTCAGACACGCGCTAGCGTACCGCGCAGAGCGGTTTGGGTCAGACACGCGCTAGCGTACCGCGCAGAGCGGTTTGGGTCAGACACGCGCTAGCGTACCGCGCAGAGCGGTTTGGGTCAGACACGCGCTAGCGTACCGCGCAGAGCGGTTTGGGTCAGACACGCGCTAGCGTACCGCACAGAGCGGTTTGGGTCAGACACGCGCTAGCGTACCGCGCAGAGCGGTTTGGGTCAGACACGCGCTAGCGTACCGCGCAGAGCGGTTTGGGTCAGACACGCGCTAGCGTACCGCACAGAGCGGTTTGGGTCAGACACGCGCTAGCGTACCGCGCAGAGCGGTTTGGGTCAGACACGCGCTAGCGTACCGCGCAGAGCGGTTTGGGTCAGACACGCGCTAGCGTACCGCGCAGAGCGGTTTGGGGTTGGGCCCGTAACACGGCGGGTCTCACTTGGGCCGGCGGAAGATGTGGCCGTACTGCGTGCAGGCCAGCCCCACGGTGGGGGTGTAGACGATGGGCATCAGCCTCTCGATGTCCTCCATCAGCACGCGGTAGAACAGCCGCTCGTTGCGCTCCTGGATCCCCATCAGGTAGATGTACCTGGAGACGCAGAGAGGGTCTGTCCATTCCCAGTGACTCAACTCATACTCCCATGGCCGAATACAGCAGAACATGTGCAAACATGCCAACACAAAatacacgcatgcaaacacgtATTTCGTGAGTCTGCAAATCCGGGCCCAGGACCGCCACAggttctgcaggtttttgtggttccATTgacttaactgtgtaatcagctTTAATGAACTAATTTCGCCTGGCTACTTAATTGGGTTCTGAATTGGGTTCTGAATTGGATTCTGAATTGAAGGTGAAAACAAGAACCAGCAGAGCGTGTGGCTCTCCTAGACCCGGGCTGCAGACCCCctaacatatacaaacacacctgtCTTTATCTAGAGCAGGCAGCTGGCAGGAGCAATGAACTATTTTCAGCAATTATGTGACCGCAGAAGCTTTGCACatgctttccccccccccccccccaccgaccCCATTCAGAACCATACGGGCAGCTTGACATGGGTGTGCATTTCTACGGTGTTTTCCTACATAATGCCCCTATTCATAATACAACAGCAACACTATCTCATTTTCCAACCAGAGTAATACGCTATAATAGTCACACCCGTGTCACTGGGGTCACTGAAGGGACAAAATAGTGAGGTGCTTTGCCTACACTGTTACAGCTTGGaaagttatatttttatttgttttatttagtgttCATTAACTACTAAATAACGCTACCATGTACCAACTAGCCGGCTATCAACATtaacagtgtttattttttggcaAAGCACACCAACAATAAGCTTCTTTACTAAAACGCAGCTCTGAAATTGCATGGAAagcatgaaatgaatgaaaatgtcgCTATGCATGTTACTACACTGACGACAACGCCACGATTCCACTGCCAATTCTACTGGAAGCGACGAACAATTAATTTTCCGACCCAGATTAAACTCAGCCCGCTGCCTACCACTCCTCATAGCACCGGAGGAATCCGCTACGCTTCATGCAAATGGACGTGAACAGACGCACGTCTCTTGACATGTTAGCATATTAACAAACGTCACGGTTTTACATTGCACCACTTGTAGCTGGAAATTTGAGCGGAGGACTGCATGAATGGGAAAACGGCTCACTATTTAGAGCTACTTTAAGAACAGAAAGTTGGCCTATATATAGCGAGAGCGTTATGTAATGGGAGCCTTTCCCTGGCGTGGTGTGGCCTCCGGCAGGGTCTCACTTCTCCAGAGGGTCCGTCATCTTCTCCAGATTCCTCTGGAAGCGCATGGCCTGGATGCCCTGGGTCTCCACCTTGGGAGGCAGCAGCCCGTGCAAGCCCAGGATCTGCCTCTCCTTCAGGGAGAAGGCCATGCCCTGGAGAGAGAGGTTAGTGTAATGATACTAAATTAAAGACTAAGATCTAAAATCCTTTGAAGCCTTTACCTTTTCGATCggaagaaaaacaggaaagtGAAAGGGGCCGATACCTTCATAAATGTATACAGAGTATACAGCCAGCTAGCAAGTCAGGAGGGAAGAGCAAACAAATCTCTGTGAACACTTATTTTGCTCGGCCTTATTATTaatgacaacaaaaatgtgttgggggcttgtggggggggggggggggggtgaagagcTCAGGGACAGTTATTCGTCAGTGCTTAAGCATTGCTGATGCATTGCTGATGTATTGCTGTACAGTTCACCAATATTTGCACGTTATTTCCTGCCGTTCTGAATTTGGTTATTGATTTCCGATCTCAGACCGCACCATTAATGACATTTGCGATGAGGGAGGTCCGTGCGTGGAGGACAACCAGGGCCTTCAGAAGAACCTGGCCCAGCCAAGGCAACGCCACACTGGGGCTGGTTCTCCTCCGGGGACAGGCCGACGTGACGTCATGGTTAACAATGGCGTCCATCAAAACGGGAGAGTTGTGGCCAGGGTTGCACCGGTTACGGAGACCCATAAGATCACCCAGTTAATGGGTTGTTCCTCCCATAAATCAAGGAGTTACCCAGTGGTGATTGTTATAAATATTCCTTCTACTGCAAGCTTCCCTCGTCCTCATCAGGTCCATGTGAACGGGCTCACAGTGACCGTGTGAGCACGTGTGCCCCTTAAGGACTGTAGCACCCGCAGCTATGTGTGAAATCCAAACCAGCTCTTCCCTTTATTGGCGGACTCCAGGGCCGTcctgggttgggggggtggaaGGAGGAGTGTGTCTCTCAGTACCAATAACAGGCATTTTTAGGAGGAACTCCCCTCTGGAGAAACCCAATAGGGGGAGAGagccttggggggggggggtctcggtGTGTATAGGCCGTGCTACACTGGGGAATGCTAGGGGCTTTTTTCTGCATGGGCCTCCAGTGAAATACGAGCTGCTAAACACACATGGAACACGTTTCTTTAGGAGTGTGGAGGCACCATGACAGGGGGTCTAAACAGGGAAGCTGAGAAAGAAGCTTTCATCCCCAAGTATACTGTGGATACACCATTAGTTACTGTTGCAATGTGCACCACTATTTACATATGGTCCAGCACAGTCATTCTTAACTGAATGCTGGCTGTCAGGTCTAATAGGATTGGCTCAGAAACATTTGAGAGGGCCAAATATGACCAATCGCACCTGAGGGAAATCACGTTACCCATGACTATAGATTTTTGTGTGGCACTCGCATCAAAAGCAGACGTTTCTACTGTAACGCGTGAATCATTTGCAGCACACATGTTGGGGGAGTGGCGTTTACACTGCACAGTCATTGTGAATAGACTCAAAGGTCTGACCAGAAATGCGAAGCAGAGGAATACATGTTTATGAGAAATGTGTTATCATTGGAACAACTGCTGAAAATAACTATTTATCAGCCATTTACATAACAGTTGCTGAGGCGTGTAACAGACCTAGGTCAAATGCgtgattgtttttgattcaaacaCAGCACTTTTCCACTCCttcctggtgtattggaaaccTATGAAatgtgcaaaccccgccttctggtcctcttggttggctcaattgcaccatgCAAGATCAACCGACCACAGAAAGGGTATAAAGCATGTAAACCAAGGTACTTTATACCTTTTTTGTGGtcatttttctcaaatgttACAGCCAAGCCTCAACTCGGACTGATGCTGCGAGGGTCAGATGCGAGTGATCCCAGGTCGGGTCAGGAGGGTCCAGTTGTCTCCACATAGCCTCTCGCACTGCCCATTCACCTCCAGTATTCACATGTTCACAGTGTGGGATGAGGAGTTGCCATTCACTTCCTGTATTCATATGTTCACAGTGTGGGATGAGGAGCTGCCATTCACCTCCAGTATTCACATGTTCACAGTGTGGGATGAGGAGCTGCCATTCACCTCCTGTATTCACATGTTCACAGTGTGGGATGAGGAGCGAGACCCAGGGAGGCAGCGTGGCTTCATGGCGGGAGGGTGGGTAATAAAGCGATTCTGCCAGAGTGAGGCATTGTGAGGGAACGTTACGAGGTGCCCCGCCGAGGCAAAGGTCTTTTGAGCGACGGGGGCGGCAGCCGTCCTCCAGAATGTCAAGGTCCAGAGTTCCGCCATCCATCCGGCACGAAGGATGAGAGTCACAGGGCTCCCAGAGTTCCACAGTTCACACCACTTCGCTCTCCTTGAGTCAAGGACGACGTGTCGCTGCTGCACCGAATGGAGCAGAGTTCAGAGCAGCACTGCTcgactccacgtcctgcggcccgcagtgtctgcagggatTTGCTCCTactgtgtgctacaccacctgatttcactaactcGCTTATTATCTAAACCAAGCTGGTAAAATAATGCGTGAAATCAGGGGGTGTAGCACACAGTAGGAGCAAatccctgcagacactgcggccctcaggatgtggagttgagcagcgctggTCCAGAGGGTGTGGACCAGGAGTTCTCAACCTGCATGTGCTGTACATGTGTAAATTGTATAGtggtttattgtttttaattatataCCTTTAAAATCTACTGTGGGATGATTTACCCTTAAGGCAACATTATGCGAAAAATTACTGCAACTTAAAAACAGATGGGATATATTCACAATCCAGGACTCTGAATCAGCGAGATCAGCTAATTATTTCATGTCCGTCAAGTAGACATATGGCAATTGATTCCTTTAAAAAGAGGCAAACTGATTCAACTGAAGATTCAGTTATAGACTGTGAAAGTGTCGACACCATGAGttccaaaacaaagcaaatggaACCGAGCCAAAAACCTGCAGAGTGACAATAAGcggacagaattttttttttggaagaacatagaatagaaaatagaataaaatgcaCAGGTCCAAGAACTCTGATTGTAGATGTCATGCAGGCTCCGAGAACTTTCAGGAGAACACTGTTTAACCCTTTCGTGTAAGCTAACGAATGTGTGATTAGAAGGCCCTTAACCAAACCTGGGCAGCTGGGCAGCTGGGAAGGCCCTTAACTGAAGCTGGGAAGCTGGGAAGCtggaaaggcccttaaccgaaGCTGGGAAGCtgggaaggcccttaaccgaaGCTGGGAAGCTGGGAAGCtgggaaggcccttaaccgaaGCTGGGAAGCTGGGAAGCtgggaaggcccttaaccgaaGCTGGGAAGCTGGGAAGCTGGAAAGGCCCTTACCTTGTTGGTGCGAGGGTTGAGCATCAGCGGTTTCCCTTTCTCCTTGGTGTGCGCCCAGCGGCAGGAGCTGAGGCACGGCCGCGCTAGCCCACGCAGTCTGGACAACATGGCTCACCGCAGCGGGACCTTGGGTCAAGAGGTCAAGAGGTCATGCCAATGCCATAAGACGCCGCAGTATTACCTCGTAGGTGAGGTATGTGAGCAGAAGTCATGCAGTGTAGCTTACATCCGAGATCAGCAGCTCTCAATCACTGACCATGGTGGGCAGCGGTGTGAACATATGGGTTAAAGAACCCTGTTCTAGTAAGTACATGGGTGTGTATAAACTGAATTTTGCCAAAACGCACCAGTTTAGATAATATAAAACATAGGCCATGTTACTTAAAGGAAGACGGCGCCCTATTGCACAACACGATCCCATTCAAAAATGCGCTTTCCAGCAGATATGTGCgaaatatttcatttgacagatggtctggggctgtgaTGTCGACCATGTTGATAAGAGCCCCTGAAGATCTGTGCAATCCTCTTTAAAATAGGATGAGCAAACGAGGGAAACCAATCAGACAGAGGTTAGGAATTACaatccccctccttccccccccatTGTTTATTCAGTTAGAATCTAACCCCATTTCACAGCAATGCCAAAGGGTAATGCCAAGACATACAGGAAGTGACTGCTGCTTCTgtgatgggggcggggggtagaGTCGGTAAACAGCAAACAGGCACCAAAATGCTAGCTCATCTACATGTACAATCCACTTCAGTGTGGATCTCTCTTGTGAAATCAACACACTATTAATATGACCCTCCCAGatattatacactcaccaagcactttattaggtatttattcaacttatt containing:
- the me2 gene encoding NAD-dependent malic enzyme, mitochondrial — translated: MLSRLRGLARPCLSSCRWAHTKEKGKPLMLNPRTNKGMAFSLKERQILGLHGLLPPKVETQGIQAMRFQRNLEKMTDPLEKYIYLMGIQERNERLFYRVLMEDIERLMPIVYTPTVGLACTQYGHIFRRPKGLFISILDRGHIRSILDNWPEGNVKAVVVTDGERILGLGDLGVYGMGIPVGKLCLYTACAGIRPESLLPVCIDVGTDNETLLKDPFYMGLYQKRDRSQLYDDLIDEFMEAVVEKYGQSTLIQFEDFGNHNAFRFLRRYREKYCTFNDDIQGTASVALAGLLAAQRAIGKPISEHRVLFLGAGEAALGIANLIVMAMMEGGTPQAEARRKIWMFDKYGLLVQDREQAPDGNQEAFVHPSPGDVQSFLDAVNVIKPTAIIGVSGAGRLFTKEVLTAMGTLNERPIIFALSNPTTKAECTAEDAYTLTQGRCLFASGSPFGPVTLDDGRTFTPGQGNNAYIFPGVALAVILSGVRHISDTVFLEAAKTLAGQVTEQELNEGRLYPPLSNIREVSIHMAVKVVEFVYARGMAFHYPEPLDKFSYVRSVVWDTHYDSFLPDVYDWPAGARTPPQIE